A region from the Schistocerca serialis cubense isolate TAMUIC-IGC-003099 chromosome 1, iqSchSeri2.2, whole genome shotgun sequence genome encodes:
- the LOC126474003 gene encoding uncharacterized protein C15orf61 isoform X2 encodes MTHQFSRLLIRRQGNKPAASEVLNAYLIQCKKPPWTSYFVKYTSVYDDQWGQSHFNWPVQETNYHILRTGCYPYIKYHCTKRPYQDLQLEDTFFRFIKIANLGIPCLAYGLAATLLIKHIEIVHTSKGHVKIYFLYKEDKGSLY; translated from the exons ATGACTCACCAGTTTTCAAGACTTTTAATACGAAGACAAGGAAATAAACCAGCTGCATCAGAAGTTCTGAATGCAtacttaatacaatgtaaaaagcCACCATGGACATCTTACTTTGTGAAATACACCAGTGTTTATGATGACCAATGGGGCCAGTCGCATTTTAACTGGCCAGTTCAAGAAACAAATTATCATATTCTCCGCACAGGATGTTATCCTTACATAAAGTATCACTGTACAAAGAGACCATATCAAGATCTTCAGCTTGAAGATACATTCTTTCGTTTTATAAAGATTGCTAATTTAG GTATACCCTGCTTAGCTTATGGCTTAGCTGCTACTCTTCTTATCAAACACATAGAAATTGTGCACACTTCAAAAGGTCATGTAAAAATCTATTTCTTATACAAGGAAGACAAAGGATCATTATACTAA
- the LOC126474003 gene encoding uncharacterized protein C15orf61 isoform X1: MTHQFSRLLIRRQGNKPAASEVLNAYLIQCKKPPWTSYFVKYTSVYDDQWGQSHFNWPVQETNYHILRTGCYPYIKYHCTKRPYQDLQLEDTFFRFIKIANLGVCKFYTTYCELLHNTREISLPKKVSSYHHTKFLRKWFSGLVMKTYYHNYFCTYYIMVWKWEFNTLRTE; the protein is encoded by the exons ATGACTCACCAGTTTTCAAGACTTTTAATACGAAGACAAGGAAATAAACCAGCTGCATCAGAAGTTCTGAATGCAtacttaatacaatgtaaaaagcCACCATGGACATCTTACTTTGTGAAATACACCAGTGTTTATGATGACCAATGGGGCCAGTCGCATTTTAACTGGCCAGTTCAAGAAACAAATTATCATATTCTCCGCACAGGATGTTATCCTTACATAAAGTATCACTGTACAAAGAGACCATATCAAGATCTTCAGCTTGAAGATACATTCTTTCGTTTTATAAAGATTGCTAATTTAG GTGTGTGCAAATTCTACACCACGTATTGTGAACTGCTACACAACACAAGAGAAATCTCTTTGCCTAAGAAG GTTTCAAGCTATCACCACACCAAATTTCTTCGAAAATGGTTCAGCGGTTTAGTCATGAAAACTTATTACCATAATTACTTTtgcacatattatattatggtgtGGAAGTGGGAATTCAACACATTGAGGACTGAATAA